A genomic segment from Oncorhynchus clarkii lewisi isolate Uvic-CL-2024 chromosome 14, UVic_Ocla_1.0, whole genome shotgun sequence encodes:
- the LOC139365902 gene encoding LOW QUALITY PROTEIN: SLIT and NTRK-like protein 4 (The sequence of the model RefSeq protein was modified relative to this genomic sequence to represent the inferred CDS: substituted 1 base at 1 genomic stop codon), with protein MHRLKSEPTAILTSXWEQCLIKKPHLQTLKVTKWFSGGFIKGKMLLLVLLAFSVSNTFSDLDSDLSAETCSACSCMSIENVLYVNCEKITVYRPTQLLPPVSSLYHLNFQNNLLIILYPNSFLNFTHAVSLQLGNNKLQNIEGGAFYGLSSLKQLHLNNNELKVLRADTFYGIENLEYLQADYNLIKYIEKGSFNKLHRLKVLILNDNLVQILPDNIFRFASLTHLDIRGNRIQKLPYLGVLEHIGRIVELQLDDNPWNCTCDLLPLKAWLENMPYNIFIGEAICETPSDLYGRLLKETNKQELCPMGTGSDFDVRMPPSQPDNGQTTTDTAPTTIPPITTNPSKMYGNGIVGLPGLNKHIPIMSYQTRTPPLSCPQPCTCKAHPSDFGIGVSCQERSIHNLADLIPKPPNAKKLHLSGNYIQDISPVDFQGFEGLDLLHLGSNQIITVQKGVFANLTNLRRLYLNGNQLEQLHPEMFLGLSNLQYLYLEYNAIKEVLAETFDSMPNLQLLYLNNNVLRSLPAYIFASVSLARLNLKNNHFMTLPVSGVLDQLRSLTQIDLEGNPWECSCDLVALKLWLEKLNDGVAAKEIKCASPVQFSNIELRLLKNEILCPKLIARSPFILTSAIPVVNSLSPAGVGKAPPGGPVPLSIMILSILVVLILTVFVAFCLLVFVLRRNKKPPGRQEGMGNQECGSMQLTLRRHNKSSKKDDLGGETFIPQTIEHMSKSHTCSIRDSESGFRFADSQRQKIIMRNSTDQDKDSLSPLDPRNKRLSTIDELDEFLPRESNMFIQNFLDSKRLDFNSIGVSGFEIRYPEKPHDKNMKKSLIGGNHSKIVVEQRKNEYYELKAKLQGTPDYLQVLEEQTQMSKM; from the exons ATGCATAGGCTGAAATCTGAGCCCACTGCGATTCTGACGTCTTAATGGGAGCAATGTCTTATCAAGAAACCACATTTACAAACGCTTAAG GTTACTAAATGGTTTTCTGGGGGATTTATAAAAGGCAAAATGCTGCTTCTAGTTCTTTTGGCCTTTTCCGTATCGAATACGTTTTCTGACTTGGATTCTGACCTCTCAGCGGAGACTTGCAGCGCCTGTTCTTGCATGTCCATCGAGAACGTCCTCTATGTGAACTGTGAGAAAATAACTGTGTACAGACCTACTCAGCTGCTGCCCCCGGTCTCTAGCCTCTATcatttgaatttccaaaataacCTATTGATCATCCTTTACCCCAATTCCTTTCTCAATTTCACACACGCAGTCTCTCTTCAACTGGGAAACAACAAATTACAGAACATCGAGGGAGGGGCCTTTTATGGCCTTAGTTCATTGAAACAGCTGCACTTAAATAACAATGAATTAAAAGTGCTCCGAGCTGACACTTTCTATGGGATCGAAAACTTGGAATACCTCCAGGCTGACTACAATTTGATCAAGTATATTGAAAAAGGATCATTCAACAAATTGCATAGGCTGAAAGTTCTCATCCTAAATGACAATCTCGTTCAGATCCTTCCTGATAATATTTTTCGCTTTGCCTCCCTTACACATTTGGATATAAGAGGAAACAGGATTCAGAAGCTACCATATCTTGGAGTTTTGGAACACATTGGACGTATAGTGGAATTGCAGCTCGATGACAACCCATGGAATTGCACTTGTGATTTGTTACCCTTGAAAGCTTGGTTGGAGAACATGCCCTATAACATTTTTATTGGGGAGGCTATATGTGAAACCCCTAGTGACCTGTATGGACGCCTGTtgaaagaaacaaacaaacaggaaCTGTGTCCCATGGGAACAGGTAGTGACTTTGACGTAAGGATGCCCCCTTCACAGCCAGATAATGGCCAAACAACAACCGACACTGCACCCACTACGATACCCCCCATAACAACAAACCCATCTAAAATGTATGGTAACGGGATTGTTGGTTTACCTGGTTTGAATAAACATATTCCAATTATGTCCTATCAAACAagaaccccacctctctcctgcCCACAGCCTTGCACGTGCAAAGCTCATCCCTCAGACTTTGGCATTGGTGTGAGTTGCCAAGAGAGAAGTATACACAATCTAGCAGATCTCATTCCCAAACCACCAAATGCCAAGAAGCTACACCTGAGTGGTAATTATATACAAGATATCAGTCCAGTTGATTTCCAAGGCTTTGAGGGTTTAGATTTATTACATCTGGGCAGCAATCAAATAATCACAGTTCAAAAAGGTGTCTTTGCAAATCTGACCAACCTCCGTAGGCTTTATCTCAATGGAAACCAACTAGAGCAGCTGCATCCTGAGATGTTCCTTGGGCTCAGTAACCTCCAATACTTGTACTTGGAATACAATGCCATAAAAGAGGTGTTAGCAGAGACCTTTGACTCCATGCCAAATCTGCAGTTGTTGTATCTGAACAATAATGTGCTAAGGAGCCTCCCTGCCTATATCTTTGCTAGCGTTTCCTTGGCTAGGCTAAATCTTAAGAACAACCATTTCATGACTCTGCCTGTGAGTGGCGTCCTAGACCAGCTGAGGTCTCTCACTCAGATTGATCTGGAAGGCAATCCATGGGAATGCTCCTGTGATTTAGTGGCTCTGAAACTTTGGCTGGAGAAGCTGAATGATGGAGTGGCTGCGAAGGAGATCAAATGTGCATCCCCAGTGCAGTTTTCCAATATAGAGTTAAGGCTGCTGAAAAATGAGATCCTATGCCCCAAACTCATAGCTAGGTCCCCTTTCATCCTGACCAGTGCTATTCCGGTGGTGAACTCCTTGTCCCCAGCAGGTGTGGGCAAAGCCCCTCCGGGAGGTCCAGTTCCCCTATCCATCATGATCCTCAGTATCCTGGTGGTGCTCATCCTCACAGTATTTGTTGCTTTCTGCCTCTTGGTGTTTGTGCTTAGGCGCAATAAAAAGCCACCAGGACGCCAGGAGGGCATGGGGAATCAGGAGTGTGGCTCCATGCAACTCACGCTCAGAAGACACAACAAATCTAGCAAGAAAGATGACCTGGGAGGGGAGACGTTCATCCCCCAAACTATCGAGCATATGAGCAAGAGCCACACCTGTTCGATTAGAGACTCTGAGTCAGGCTTTAGATTTGCTGACTCCCAGAGACAGAAAATAATAATGCGCAACAGCACTGACCAAGACAAGGACTCACTGTCCCCCCTGGACCCCCGAAATAAGAGACTGAGCACCATTGATGAGCTGGATGAGTTCCTGCCGAGAGAATCCAACATGTTCATTCAAAACTTTTTAGACAGTAAAAGGCTGGATTTCAACAGTATAGGGGTGAGTGGGTTTGAGATCCGTTACCCAGAGAAACCACATGACAAAAATATGAAAAAGTCACTAATAGGGGGGAACCATAGTAAGATAGTAGTGGAGCAAAGGAAAAACGAGTATTATGAACTTAAAGCAAAACTTCAAGGTACACCTGACTACCTTCAAGTTCTGGAGGAACAGACTCAAATGAGTAAAATGTAG